The nucleotide sequence TTTAATTTTACAATATAATTAACTAAACCATTGATTAAATTCATTTAAGAATGAAAAAGGCTTCAGAGATATTATTCAGTCAAAATCATCAAATAATAGAGGAGTGGGAAAAGAGAGCTAAAAAGGAAATTTTAGCATCTAAAAATACAGAGCAACTGGTTTTAAGAAATCAATTACCACATCTTCTAGATGGTATTGCAGATATAATGAGCCGTTATAAAGAATTTGAGCATGTAAAAGAAGATGAGAATTACGAAGAAATAATTAACAATAGTATCGATCACGGTAGGCATAGAGCCACATCTTCACAATATACGGTAAAGCATATTTTGGAAGAATATATTTTATTCCATCGCGTTATTACAGATGTTTTAAGGAAAAATGACTGTTACACTGCAGAAGTTGGGATCTTATTAAAATATACCCTAGAAACGGCAATGCTTAATTCGGCAGATTCTTTTAATAATTCTTTGCAGGACATGCGTCAAAAATTGGTGGGAACACTCGCTCACGATATGCGAAATCCGATCTCAGCTGCGCTCTTTGCAATCGATATCATGCGGTATGAGCATGGTGAAGAAAGATTCAATAAAGTTAAGAAAATGACCGAGCGTAGTTTACGCAAATCGATCGAACTAATGGAAGGTCTGTTAGATGCTATTTCTGTGCAGGCAGGGGATGGAATCACCCTCAATTTTGACGAAATAGATCTTCTAAAAGATATCAAATGGGTTAGAGACGAAGCTCAAGAGGTTTATGATAATAAAATTGAATTGGTAGCTCCAGACACCGAAATTAAAGGCGTTTTTGACGGTACGGCGATTCGAAGAGTATTAGAAAACCTTATTAATAATGGTGTGAAATATGGTTCTTTAGATCAACCAATCACTGTAAAAGTTGATGAAGATGAGAGCCAAGTATCGTTAAAAGTTCATAATAGTGGTGATTCTATTCCAGAAGAAAAACAAGAAAAAATCTTCGACTTTTTGAACTCGAGTCATGACGAAAAAACGGGTCAGCATAAAAGTTGGGGAATGGGACTTACCTTGGTTAAAATTGTAGCCGAAGCTCACGGCGGAAATGCAAAAATTAGCAGTAATGAAAAAGACGGAACTACTTTCACAATTACTCTAGAAAAATTTCTAAATATTCCAGGCAGAACAACTTCAAAATTGAATTACGTAAGCATGCAATAAATCGCTAAAATTAGGATTTCTATTAAAAGTATTGCCTAGCAAAAAACTTGAAATCGATAAAAGATTTAGCTATAGTATTTTAAAAACTAAGAATTAGTGAAGTTCTAAGAACAACTAATGAAATTCCTGAAATTTCTCTAATACCTGTTCTTTATAACTTCTACTAATTGGAATAGATTTTTGGTGAATAACAACCTGCTCGTTCGTATAGGAATCTATGCTGTCGATTGCAACAATAAAAGATCTGTGCGTTCTTATAAACTTCGAGCGGGGAAGTTTCTCTTCAATAGCAGTGATAGTTTCTCGGGTAATTTTAGTTTCAGTAAGTAAATGTATTTTTAAGTAATCAGAATAACTTTCAATATAAAGCAGGTCATTAAAATCGATTTTCACCATTTGCCGATCTATTTTTACGAAAATAAATTCAGCTTCCTTTTTGGGTAATTTTGATTTTAGTTTTGTTGAATGCTGATTTCTAAAATTACTAATTGCATCGATTAAACGATCAAAAGAGATCGGTTTGAGCAAATAATCTGCGGCATGTAAATCAAATCCATCAATAGCATATTCGCGATAGGCAGTGGTAAATATTATTTGAATAGTACTATTAATGGATTTGGCAAATGAGATTCCTGAAATTCCCGGCATATTAATATCCAAAAATATGAGCTGAACATTTTCTTTACTAATCACATTAAAAGCTTCTGTAGCATTATTGCATCTGGCTAGAATATGGATGTCGTCTATTTTAGAAAGATGACTTTCCAAAATATCTAAGGCCACTGGCTCGTCGTCAACAAGAATACAATTAATGGATGCGCTCATACTTTTCAGAATTAAGACTTATTAAAAAGATAGATTTTCAGCTTATATTTTCTAAGAATATAATTCATATTATTTTTTTAAAGCGGTTAGAATGATGATGCCCAATCGTCCAAAAAGAAAGGTAAATGTTCCAAAAATGATGGTAAGGAGTGTCAATTTCAATCCGCCAGCTAGTAATTCAGTAGATACATTTCCCCAAGTTTCTATCGCATCAAATAATTGTAATAAACCAACAAACTGAAATAGTAATCCGCTAACCAAAGCAAATAATCCTATGTGATGAATTAAACTGAGCGTTTTTTTGAATATATGATCTTGCGATAATTTTATACCGGCAAAAATTATTAAAACAATAGTCACTAAGAAGCAAATAAGAATAGTCCACATCGCGAAAGGACCACCTTCATCAATTCTTTTTCCTATTTCGTTGAAAAATCCCGGATTTTGAAATAGTAATGTTAAGTACATAATTTGATTTTTTTAAGGTTAATATCACAAACTTACCGGGCTTGTAGACTTAAACATATACTTTGCGATGGATTGCAGCATTTTGGTGCTTTTCTACGCTAAAGATAGCGTTTTGAAAAAAATATCTAGAAAAATTGCAGAAACCCGTTAAGAATATGTAGTTGATCGCAAAACTCCCGATAGTTTAATTAAAGGAAACATATTTGTTTGATAATTGAGCATCTAAAAACAGCTTCTTATGAAACACAAACTACTAATTGCAATTGCAGTTTTTATCTATTCTACTAGTATCAGTCAGACTAAAGAATCAATTTCCAAAGGTCAAATTAGTATTATTGATGAGAAAATTAAAGATTTTCCTAAAGCAACTGAACTTTCAATAGCATTTATTAAAAATGGAGAAGTATCTTTTTATGGCGCCAAGCGAATAGATGATACAATAGAATATGTAGATAATTCTAATAAAGTATTTGAGATTGGTTCTTTAACCAAAGTATTTACTTCAACCTTATTGGCTAATTTAGTTCTTCAGCACAAAATAGATTTAAATAAACCTATACACAGTTATTTTGATTTTCCGATAGGCAACAAAGAAATTACTGTTTTACAATTAGCGAATCATACTTCTGGATTGCCGAAACTACCTTCTAACTTAGATTTAGATAAAGCAGATCAATCTAATCCCTACAAGAATTATAGTAAGGAAGATTTGAAAGAATTGCTGAGGAATAAACTGGAAATTATTAGTGATCCAGGAACAGCTTACGAATATTCAAATATAGGTGCCGGAATACTTGGATATTTACTTGAAGTTCAAACAGATTTGACCTATGAAGAATTACTTAAAAAGTATATTGTAGCAAAATATGATATGAAAAATACGTCTACCATTCTTAATAATATTAATTCAGATCTAGTTGAAGGTTTAGACAGCAATGGCAATAAAACGGCAAACTGGGATTTAAATGCTTTAGTAGGAGCTGGTGGAATTTTATCGAACGTAGAAGATCTATCAAAATTTGCTATAGCGCAACTTAATCAGGAAAATAAAGAACTTGAGTTAACCAGAAAAACTACTTTTGAAATACCAGAATATCAGATGGAAGTTGGTTTGGCGTGGAAAATATTAAAACCAGATCCTGAAAATAAATGGTATATGCATAATGGCGGCACCAGTGGCTATAGCACTATGTTTGCATTAGATATTGAGAATGAAATAGGAATTATTATCTTATCGAATGTATCAACATTTAATGAGAATGCTAGAAACATCGATCAACTATGCTTAGAATTGATGCAATCTCAGTATTGAAACGTATAAAAAGAGTATTTATAAGATCTGCTGACGTTTTTGGTGGCACAACCTGTTTTATAGAGTTTAAAAATTTAAGAGTATCCGCATTTACTGAAAAGAATGAAACTGAAGCTTTTTTTAGCACTATTAAAAACAGTCGTACTGCATGGCTTATTCTGGCTGGCAGTACTGTTTTTTTATACTTTTTTCTTTGCGATCAAAGATTCAGATTTGTGGATTTCAGCACAATTTTCTTTAGCCTTAATGCCGGTAACCATAGGGACCACTTATACGTTCTCCTATGTACTTCTGCCAAATTACTTGGTTAGAAGAAAGTATTTTTTATTCAGCCTATATTCGTTTTATGCGCTGGTAATTTCAGCTTCATTAATTATCTTTTCAGCATTTTATGGTTATTTACTGAGCCTGGGATTAGAATGGGAAGGGAATTATCCCGTATCTAAAGGCTTAACTTTTATATTTTTCGCTGTCTATTTGGTGATTGTTTTAGGCTGTGGTTTTAGTCTTGTCAAAGATTATTTTAAAACTTTAAACAGAAATGAAGAATTAAAAAACACCCTTTTAGAAAGCGAATTACAGCTCAAAATTCAGGAATTACAGTATTTGAAAATGCAAATCCACCCGCATTTTTTATTCAATACACTTAATACGATTTACGGGCTCACGCTCACAAAGAAAGATTCGGCGCCGGGAATGATATTGAAATTGGCCGATCTACTCGATTATATTTTATATGAAACCATGAAAAATAAGGTGCCGTTGCAAAGAGAAATTCAGCATCTAAAAGATTATATTGAACTAGAAAAGTTGCGTTTTGGAGAGCGATTAACTATTGAAATACGAATTGCTGAATTTTCGTCGAATATCGAAATTCCGCCAATGTTGTTTCTACCCTTTTTAGAAAATGCTTTTAAGCATGGAAAGGCTTCTGAAGAAATTTTGAAAATTGAAATGAAGATTGAAATCGTTGAAAATCAACTCAATTTTATGCTGAAAAACTCGATTCCCGAGCAGAAAGAAATACTCGATCGCAATTCAGGAATTGGACTCGAAAATATCCAAAAACGACTGAAACATATTTATGGAGATGCTTATCGTTTAGAAATTTCAGAAGTGGAGGGTTTTTATATAGTTCAGCTTAAAATACCAACTGATTTCTAAGTTTTTAGAAATTAAAAAATTATGATTTTTGTAAGATAAGATTTACTACTTTTAGCTAATTATTCTAACTATTAGAAATTATGGCAAAAGAAAAATCACCATCGAAAAATTCGGCTAAAAAAGAGCCAGCATCTACACTTAAAGAAAAGAGGGCTGCCAAAGCAGCGAAAAAGAAAAATAGAAGCTAAGCAGTTTTATCTTCGAATTAAGGTATAAATTAAAAAGGAGCGAATTCGCTCCTTTTTTTATTTCTTATTTCTTCTGTTCGCGTTTTTATCACCGCGAGTTTTTGGCTTCTTATATTTTTTAGCAATTTCTCTTCGGTAGGATCCTCCAAGATTTACTTTTTTGTTTTTATCCTTTTTCTCGTGGAACGCGGCACCGCCATCTTCGAGTGATTTGTTTGGATTGTTAATTTCGATTTCTCTTGGTCTTTCTTCAGGAATTAATTCTGAAGAAATTTTTACTTCCGCAGGAATTTCGACTTTGGGAACTTCCATTTTCATTAATTCTTCAATCGCTTTCAAAGAATCCATTTCTGCTTCCGTAGTAAATAAAAGCGCCTGTCCTTTTTTCTCGGCTCTTCCCGTTCTACCAATCCTGTGCATATAGTTTTCAGGGTAATTTGGCGTATCGAAATTGACTACCTGAGAAACATCTTCGATATCAAGACCACGTGCCATAACATCGGTCGCAATCATAATTCGGCTTAAGCCTTCATCAAAATCGCTCACGTTTTTAAGTCGGTAATTCTGACTTTTACCGGTATGTACCAGGCTTATTTCTCCCGGAAATTTTTGTCCCAAACTTTCAAAAAGTCGATCTGCAATTCGCTTATCTGAGATGAAAATCAATATTTTTTTATAAATATCTTTATCAGCAAGTAAATGCTTTAAAAGATTGGCTTTCGTATTGAAATTGGGAATAAGATAGTTTTGCTGATCGATATTTTCTAGCGGAGTCCCGCTTACGGCTATCGAAATCTTTTCAGGAGATTTAAAATTCTCGCTAATCATTTGTTCCACAGTTTCTGTCATCGTTGCCGAAAACATGATACTTTGGCGATTGGCAGGAAGCAATTCTATAATATTATTTACCTGAAATTTAAACCCAAGGTCCAGCATCACATCAACTTCATCAATCACAAATCGCTGAATAGATTTTAGCTGCACCGCTCTTCGCAAAACCAAATCGTAAAGTCTACGAGGTGTGGCGACGACAATATCCAGACCGCGCATTAACTCCTGTTGCTGAGTGTTAATATTTACACCACCATAAATACCGGCTACTCTTATGTTGATGTATGCGGTAAGTTTTTCAATTTCTTCTACAACCTGAACTACCAGTTCTCGCGTTGGTACCATAATTAGGATACGCGGATTCTTTTGCGTAGAATATTTTAGCATTCTTAGCATTGGCAAAAGATACGCGAAGGTTTTCCCGGTACCGGTTTGTGCGATACCAACTACATCTTTTCCAGACATAATAGGCGCAAATGCCTGTTCCTGGATTGGTGTTGGCTTTTGGAAGTTTAAATCTTCCAGCGCATTACGTAAAGGTGTATTTAAATTAAGATCTTGAAAACTCACAACGAGAGGTTTAATTTTTTGCAAAGGTAGGTTATGAATCCCAAAGTTTTAGCTCCTTTTGCGGTATAAATCTTATGCAATGCTAATTTTATAGCTAGCATTAAATTCTTTTTCTGCAGCGAGTGCTATAATTCCTTCTTTAGTTTCGATGTTTTGATCGGTACCTTCAACATCTGCAATTCCCAACCAGGGTTCAATGCAAACATAAGGAGCGCCCGGTTTTGCCCACACTCCAAGATTTTTAAAGTCGCTATACGAAACACTTAAAATTTCACCGTGATTGGTACTTTTTAAGCTCACTTTTTTAGAAGCTATATTTTTAAAAATTAAAGCATCTTCATTAAAAATATCTTTAGTAAGCTGGATTTTATTATCGTTTTTAGTAATTGTTTTGGTTTGATCGCTTACTAATCCGCTATCTCCCAAAATGTAAGATTCTAAATTTTGATTTTGGTCGAACTCTAAATAGTAATCTTCGTAAGTTTCGTTTTCAAATAGTGGCGCATTAAATGCTGGATGTCCGCCTACCTGAAAGTAGATTTTTTGATTATCCAGGTTTTTCACTAAATGATGAACTTCAATCGTTTTGCCATTCAGCGTAAATGTTAGCTCAAATTCGAATTTAAAAGGATAAATTTTTACAAGCGCTTCAGAACTTTTTAAAATGAAAGTAATTGAAGTTTCTGTTTGATTTTTCACTTCAAGATTGTCATTGTTTCTTACAAAGCCATGTTTCGGCATATCATAAAAACTTCCTTGAAATTTATATTTTCCATCTTTTAAAACACCAATTACCGGAAAGAGGTTAGGAGCGTGGCTTCCCCAAATTTCGGGATCTGCCTGCCACATATATTCTTTTTTGTTTTCCAGGTTTTTAATGCTGCAAAGTTCGACGCCATTATGCTGAATTCCAACTTCTAATTGGTCGTTTTTTAAGGTGTACATAGTCTTTGGTTAGTTTAGGAGATAAATATAAAACCTCTAATTGGTTATTAAGAAGTATAAAACTATAAATATTTCTTATAATTAAGATAGAATGTTTCTTTTGAAAGCAATAAGCCAAGTGCTATATTAGAAGTAAATTTGGACTAGAAAAACAATATTATGAAACGTATACTAGGATTCGCAGGATCTAATAGCAGTAAATCTATAAATGCACAATTGGTAGCTAATTTATTAAATCGACTTTCGGCTGATTTTAAAACGGAGCAAATTGATATTCGTGATTATGAGTTGCCTTTTTATGGAGAAGATCTAGAGAACGAAAAAGGAATTCCTAATAAAGCACAAGATTTTGCTGCAGAGATCGAAAAGAACGATGCCGTGATAATCGCAATCAACGAACATAACGGAAGTCGTTCGGCAGTTTTTAAAAACTTAATCGATTGGGTTTCTAGACATAATCGTGGTTTTTTAACCGATAAAAAAATACTCCTTGTAGCAGCATCACCAGGCGGAAGCGGTGCCGCAACTGCAATGGCCTATGCTAAAACGGCGTTTGGGATTTTTGGAGGAGATGTAGTGGAAACGCTAAGTTTTCCTAATTTCTACGATAACTTTAAAGAAGGAGAAATCACCAATTCTGAGATAGCATCAGAAATTGATTCAAAATTAAATACTTTTGCGCAACAAATTTAATTAGTGTGCGTACAAAAGCGATATTTGATATTTCAGATCCTCTTTTATTTAAACAACAATTGCTATCCTGGGCATCTTCTTGCGAAGAGGTGGTTTGGTTAGACAGCAATGCTTATCCAGACACCTATCGACAGTACGATGCAGTTTTGGCAATAGAAGCTTTTACTGCAATAAAAACGGATACGCAGGATGCTTTTGAGAAACTGAAAGAATATCAGCAAACAACGGCTGATTGGATTTTTGGCTATCTTTCTTATGATTTAAAGAATGATACGGAGTATTTAAAAAGTCAGAATAGCGACGGACTTCATTTTCCAGAGCTTTATTTTTTTCAGCCTCAAAAATTATTTTTACTGAAAGGAAATCAGCTTGAAGTTCAGTATTTACGAATGGTAGATGATGAAATCGAACTTGATTTTACTGAAATTAACGAGATTGTAATTGCTGAAAAAATTACCGAAAATCAACAAAAATCGATTAATATTCAATCTCGGCTTTCTAGAGAAGCTTATTTAGAGAAAGTAGGCGAGATGCTGAAGCATATACATCGTGGCGATATTTATGAAGCTAATTTT is from Zunongwangia endophytica and encodes:
- a CDS encoding sensor histidine kinase, whose translation is MKKASEILFSQNHQIIEEWEKRAKKEILASKNTEQLVLRNQLPHLLDGIADIMSRYKEFEHVKEDENYEEIINNSIDHGRHRATSSQYTVKHILEEYILFHRVITDVLRKNDCYTAEVGILLKYTLETAMLNSADSFNNSLQDMRQKLVGTLAHDMRNPISAALFAIDIMRYEHGEERFNKVKKMTERSLRKSIELMEGLLDAISVQAGDGITLNFDEIDLLKDIKWVRDEAQEVYDNKIELVAPDTEIKGVFDGTAIRRVLENLINNGVKYGSLDQPITVKVDEDESQVSLKVHNSGDSIPEEKQEKIFDFLNSSHDEKTGQHKSWGMGLTLVKIVAEAHGGNAKISSNEKDGTTFTITLEKFLNIPGRTTSKLNYVSMQ
- a CDS encoding LytR/AlgR family response regulator transcription factor → MSASINCILVDDEPVALDILESHLSKIDDIHILARCNNATEAFNVISKENVQLIFLDINMPGISGISFAKSINSTIQIIFTTAYREYAIDGFDLHAADYLLKPISFDRLIDAISNFRNQHSTKLKSKLPKKEAEFIFVKIDRQMVKIDFNDLLYIESYSDYLKIHLLTETKITRETITAIEEKLPRSKFIRTHRSFIVAIDSIDSYTNEQVVIHQKSIPISRSYKEQVLEKFQEFH
- a CDS encoding serine hydrolase domain-containing protein; the encoded protein is MKHKLLIAIAVFIYSTSISQTKESISKGQISIIDEKIKDFPKATELSIAFIKNGEVSFYGAKRIDDTIEYVDNSNKVFEIGSLTKVFTSTLLANLVLQHKIDLNKPIHSYFDFPIGNKEITVLQLANHTSGLPKLPSNLDLDKADQSNPYKNYSKEDLKELLRNKLEIISDPGTAYEYSNIGAGILGYLLEVQTDLTYEELLKKYIVAKYDMKNTSTILNNINSDLVEGLDSNGNKTANWDLNALVGAGGILSNVEDLSKFAIAQLNQENKELELTRKTTFEIPEYQMEVGLAWKILKPDPENKWYMHNGGTSGYSTMFALDIENEIGIIILSNVSTFNENARNIDQLCLELMQSQY
- a CDS encoding sensor histidine kinase, producing the protein MKLKLFLALLKTVVLHGLFWLAVLFFYTFFFAIKDSDLWISAQFSLALMPVTIGTTYTFSYVLLPNYLVRRKYFLFSLYSFYALVISASLIIFSAFYGYLLSLGLEWEGNYPVSKGLTFIFFAVYLVIVLGCGFSLVKDYFKTLNRNEELKNTLLESELQLKIQELQYLKMQIHPHFLFNTLNTIYGLTLTKKDSAPGMILKLADLLDYILYETMKNKVPLQREIQHLKDYIELEKLRFGERLTIEIRIAEFSSNIEIPPMLFLPFLENAFKHGKASEEILKIEMKIEIVENQLNFMLKNSIPEQKEILDRNSGIGLENIQKRLKHIYGDAYRLEISEVEGFYIVQLKIPTDF
- a CDS encoding DEAD/DEAH box helicase is translated as MSFQDLNLNTPLRNALEDLNFQKPTPIQEQAFAPIMSGKDVVGIAQTGTGKTFAYLLPMLRMLKYSTQKNPRILIMVPTRELVVQVVEEIEKLTAYINIRVAGIYGGVNINTQQQELMRGLDIVVATPRRLYDLVLRRAVQLKSIQRFVIDEVDVMLDLGFKFQVNNIIELLPANRQSIMFSATMTETVEQMISENFKSPEKISIAVSGTPLENIDQQNYLIPNFNTKANLLKHLLADKDIYKKILIFISDKRIADRLFESLGQKFPGEISLVHTGKSQNYRLKNVSDFDEGLSRIMIATDVMARGLDIEDVSQVVNFDTPNYPENYMHRIGRTGRAEKKGQALLFTTEAEMDSLKAIEELMKMEVPKVEIPAEVKISSELIPEERPREIEINNPNKSLEDGGAAFHEKKDKNKKVNLGGSYRREIAKKYKKPKTRGDKNANRRNKK
- a CDS encoding aldose 1-epimerase family protein, whose protein sequence is MYTLKNDQLEVGIQHNGVELCSIKNLENKKEYMWQADPEIWGSHAPNLFPVIGVLKDGKYKFQGSFYDMPKHGFVRNNDNLEVKNQTETSITFILKSSEALVKIYPFKFEFELTFTLNGKTIEVHHLVKNLDNQKIYFQVGGHPAFNAPLFENETYEDYYLEFDQNQNLESYILGDSGLVSDQTKTITKNDNKIQLTKDIFNEDALIFKNIASKKVSLKSTNHGEILSVSYSDFKNLGVWAKPGAPYVCIEPWLGIADVEGTDQNIETKEGIIALAAEKEFNASYKISIA
- a CDS encoding NADPH-dependent FMN reductase, whose amino-acid sequence is MKRILGFAGSNSSKSINAQLVANLLNRLSADFKTEQIDIRDYELPFYGEDLENEKGIPNKAQDFAAEIEKNDAVIIAINEHNGSRSAVFKNLIDWVSRHNRGFLTDKKILLVAASPGGSGAATAMAYAKTAFGIFGGDVVETLSFPNFYDNFKEGEITNSEIASEIDSKLNTFAQQI